TTGCGAGAGTCTTTGCCGAAGAAAAGCAATGTTTGAGGTCCACGGTGTCGGGAGGTTCGTTTGCAGTTGAACAGACACCGACAATGGGCGGAGGGTATGGTCTCGCTCGAACTCTCAGGTGGGCATGTGTCTTGGTGAAGCAAAAGCGCGAGAGATGTCGCGTCCAATGCGGgagcagcgagagcagaaaacagagaaggaaggcttCAATGCAAaggggaaacgaagacagcgCGAATGTCGCGCGAAAAGCCGCCCGCCGCCGAAAAAAAAatcgtgcatgcgttccggccctctctcttcggtgTGGCTCCGAAACTCCGCAGGAAAGAGGTGGAACATGGACTGTTTTGCGCCTGTTACAGTTTGTTCTGTTGAAAGAGGACTCGAGCAATGGGATAAAGTGGAAGGGAAACGGGAGCAGAATGCCTTTTCCTCCCATCGGTCCTCCCGCGCTCATGACACAAGAGTGCGAAATAATGTCACACGATGGACGGGCAGAGTCTTCTTGCCAGCAGCACCGGTTTCGAGTTACACTTCAGTGGAGGAGGCCTTCGTCGTTTGATTCTCAGATGGAATGTATCTTTTCGCAGCTCAGCAAGAACTGGAGGAATTTGTGGCGGTGAAGCGTCTGCTAGATTCGTCAACAGGCTGTGGCACTGCGCAACATCTCCGTCCACCTGGGGCGGGGTCTCTTTTACAGGGAATTTGAGCGCATGTTCATCTTTTGCAGGGCACCAGCGAAGGCCTGCTCGAACAGTGTTCTtcggaagggagaaagagagactctTTTCACCCATCGACTAGCCCTGTAGTTCTCGGACTCGCCCTGAGATACGTCTTCTTCAGCAAACGCATCTCAATGGTTCTGGAGAAGGGTGGTTGTGTTTCACCTAACGCGACACACCTGTCACATGTTCTGTTGAAGGGGGGAAGAACCTAGCTTGAGAAAGAGAATCTCAGGACATTTTTAGGGCCGACGGCAGGTCGCCGACACTCTTGCACTTTGTTTAAAGGAATCGAGCTGCTCTCGGGTATTGCATGGTCTCAGTGCCTCGGGAAAAGAAAGTGAAAAATTGAAGCGCGCGAAGCACGACACTGTGCATGGAGGTGAGCGCTGATTCTCAGAGAGTGTCGCAGCGGAAAGAGCGCggcaggaaagaggaaatcGAATTCTAAAGAGAGTGTCAATGGCCCTTTGAATTCGAGCGATCCCTCCGTTCTCCAGCCTCTGAAAAGcacgcagacacacagatgcagaaaacgagTCTCCGCTACATCTCAGGGACAGACGACTTTAGCGCGTTGCTTTTCCATGGTTCCTCGGAAACCCTGTCGCCTGGAATTCCACACGATAGGAATCCCGTCCCCGTACGAGAAACATGGAGAGGGTCTTTCGAGACAGGCGAACAGCCGATAAAAGGCCCCGCCATGAGTTTGCGGAAGAAACTTGCAGTAGTGATTTTCTCACTGAAGGATTTTTCAACAGTTCCGGCTGTGTGCCTGAAAGTGCCTTCTGAACGTCCGGCGAAAGCGCCTCCCGCTCGGAGGTGGTTTGCCGCAATCTCTGCAAGGAAAGAATAGAGTGACAGAGTTTTTTGCCTAGATATTTAGCTGGAAGGACGACAGAAAGTTTCTTCGTCACGGTTTCGTGTCTCGAGAAGGTTCGCATGGGGTGTGGTTGTCTTTCCAGAGGTCTTCCACTCTCTTCGAAAGGTCCGTGACGCACACAGCATTGACCCGTTCCGTTTTCCGGAGCGCCGTGAGAAACTCCAGCTTCCTGTGCGGCCCCAAAAGGAAGAACATTCCCTCGCATCTGCCTGAGTAGACTAGGTTGCGGGAGTGTAGAAAAAGTCATttctcggttttcttcttcaacgTCACCCGCTCACGCGTTTGCGACTCTGCACCGACTGTGAGACTGTGGCGCAAACTGTGTCTGCAACGCATCGGACTTTTCCCCATCAGGCAGCAGGCGCTCGCTGCGTGAGCGATGCGCATTCATGCAAAGAGCTGAGATTTCCCGGCATCGCTTATTTTACAAGTCACGCTCGGTGCAGCACCCAGCGATTTCGGCCTCGGTGTCTGCTCCGTTGCTACTCGATTTGTGGACTGGTAGCCCCCCAGAAACACAGTTTCCTCCCCCTCATCTGCAGTGGTGAGGCGGTTCCCTGCGACAGGGCGACTGTCCACTCCAAGGAGAAGTGAACCTTTTCTCGGGGGTCGGGAGCTGCgatcgctgcttcttcgcacACCAGGGACCcgcaagcagagagactgtGGACGCGTGAGGAAGCGGTGACAAGCGGAACTTGCGATGGATCGTTCATGCAAACAGAACTCCCGGAGACCACAGAGAGCCAAGCTTCCAGTCTTCGAAGGGCAGGACCCGGTGAACTTCTCTCGCACTTGGAGGCGTCTCGGGAAGCCCCCACCAGACGTCCGGTTCGCAGAAAACGCACCTGAACTCGCGCCGCATGCAAAGCGCGAACTCCGCGTTCCCGAAAGTGGACAATGCTGGCGAGTGCAAAATCAAAGACTGGGCTTCTAATTTAGACTCAGGGTCGGCGGCGTTCAGAGATGCGGGGAAAATGGTTGAATGCCATGATACTATCGGTGCTCACGGTTGCTTGGAAGCTGGAGTCATTAACCATGGGGGTGCAGTAATGATTCTGCCTAGTTTCCTCTACAGACAGGGACGGGGAGGCTCTTCCCTCCTTGAGTGTTGTGTTTCACTCCATGGCGGACTGAATTTAATTTCCTTTTTATAAGAAAAACTCGACAACCGCTTCTCGGCAGATGCCCAAAAACGGACCCTCCACTCCTTCAAAATGTTTACCCAGATGAAAAGCGCGAACCTACATACACACCATATCGATGTCCATCTACGTTATTCAGTTACttgtctatctgtctatctaccTAGATACattcatgcatgcatacacttacatacaatatatatatatatatatatatatatatatatatgtgtatatgtggaAAAAAAACGGTGAGCGTTGTGGGACCAAGACCTCGCagacatgcagaaaaacggagatgTTATTTTCGTTGTTTCGCCTTGGGGAGGAGGCTGTCTGCAAGAGTGCCGACAGTTTAATACGAGGAATATTAAACAACACACAAGGAACTCAGAGAAGTTGTTTCTGCGACCCGCTAGGGAAGTGGAAAAAGCGATCCGGAATGCGAAGCCGCAttcccttctcttcagaagcatgttttcctcttcactttttAGAGCCGTTTTTGTGGTGAACAAAGCGTGAGACTCTGAGGTTGGCTGGACGCCTAAAATTACGAAATCCAATCGTGTCTGGGTCTCTTCTCACACACACTCAgttcctgcatgcacgcatgcatgctccGCCCACAACGCAAGGGGAGGAAAATGCcccggagaagaaagaggagagtaAAAAGAAAGGTAGTGTGTCTCTTAGAGAAACGACTCGCGTGACAATTTGGGGAAAAATCTGCCTTATCGAAGAAAAATttcgagaggagacaccgtcCGCGCTCTGCGGTGTCTCGTCTCGTGGAAATtgtgctgcatgcgtttcgtcCTTCTGGGGCAATGCGAATTTGAgtcctttcttttttgcccttcttcttctcgcggtgTTCTTCATCTTCAGAACTCTTCAACAGGCCTTCACACTTGGATCCGCTCCTcactcctcttttttctgcgtctcaggGGAACTCCTTCAGCTGGTGGACGCGACAACGAGTTTCGTCTTCCATCCTTCTCCACGCATTCACAATcacctgtttctcttcacttttttACTCCTTTTTGCCGCgagcctttcctctcgctttcttctcctttctgggcctcctcttcgcgtccttccttctgccacggttcgtctgcttcccgGGAACCTTTTACCTGTCGTTtgtcttcatctcccttccctcctgattcgttctttttttttcttttcttctcctttctctctcctgctttcccCCCTGTAGgtctctctcaccttctcccttctcccttctcttcctttctctctctcgcgttttctctctctctctactaTGTCGttcccttcgctctcttcttcacttgatcgcgcttcttctgcatttcTTGTTCTCGTTTGACGCCTCTTGTCCCTTGAGAGACGCCTGTCTCGCTCCGTCTTTGTATatcctcctctcctctgtttctacGCTCCTCacggcgtctcctctccccagTCCCCTTCCCCTCCCCCTCACTCCACACAGAgtcgctctctgctcccTTACCATGGGGGcatccttctcctctcggctcggttcttctccttcttcttcttctccctcttcttctggttcttcttctctgtacGCCTCCGACAGAATCACCCCACAAGTTGCTGCTCTCGCGGAGCTGCAAGGTTTTGCAGACactgtctctcgctgcatcGGTGCCTGCTATACGCGCTGTCTCCACAAGCATGCAGAAGTCGCGCTGGACGTCTCTGAAATGAGCTGCACGGATCGCTGCGTCGCGAAGTACTTCCACGTTCACGCACTCGTAGGCGAGTCGATGAAGGCTCTCGCTTCCGGACCCCCCGGAGAAAACTAGGCGCGACCGAGCCGGCCGCTCTCGCTGGACTTCTttcggtgcatgcacctcTCAGTGTATAGACACCCTCTCTGAGAGGCTGAAGGGGGGCCGCATGCAGGTAACAATCCTGCGAGGTCGACGACGGAACAGAACAGTGgacagacaaagagacaaagagacaaagagacagagagacaaagagacagagagaagagaggcgcacAAGCGACTCCAGTTTTGACACAGAAGAGGCGCTGAGGagcgcgtctctccgtctctttgcGCCTCTTTGCGactctctgcgcctctttGCGCCTCTTTGCGCCTCTTTGCGACATGCGGGCGTCTCTggattttctttcttctgcgtctgtggTATTCCAGAGTCGCACTCTGTGCGGAGATGCATGACCCCGGAGGCcctggagacgcgaggaggaAGTCCGTGCTTTCCGCGACCGGTGTTCCCCCGGAGTTaacagctggagagagaggaaggcctGCTTGGCGGCTCGGGAAGCATGCAAGACGCGTTTCGACACTCTGACACAGCGGAGAGATGTACGGGCAAGAAAACCGTGTGATCGATACGGCACCGGGGCGATGgtgaacgaaagagaaaacgaaagagggaagaaactgAACAAGCGCAGGAACAGAAGCAACCAGAGAGACACCTATCGTCTTCCCGCCTCCTTGAAGGgagtgaggagacagaagaaccgATCTCAATCCGGCGCCAGGCAGATGGAGATTCGCCGTCTCTCGTGATCTTTCGTTTCGGCAggtcgttcttctttctgcgagCGGTTGGCCCCCGTCCGTCCTCTACATGAAACTCTCgcagttttctgtctcgcgagAACCTCGTCAGTTggcctctctccttgcttGCCTTCCAGTCTCGTCACAGCTCTTGCCTCTCGCCCAAGCTCGGCTGCGACCTGAGATCTCACAAACgacagtgcatgcgccgctgCATGTCGTACGCGATCTGAGGGCAGAGAGGGTGGCCAACACAGTCTTGGAAGGTTTGAAaagcttctttttccttcttctctcctcactcCTCCAAGATGGTAACTTTTCTCTTGGGCGGAACGAGGGCCGTGAGGCCCGCAGACCCTCGCccctctgctttttctgctgGTCGATGTCTTTCTGGAACTCGCAGGCGAGAAGTCGCCTCTCAAAGAAGGGAAAAGCGCGGCGTCGCGGCGATCGTCTCGTCTGAgtcgcgctcttcttctccttctcgtttcttcgctaCGTGCGATTCTTCTCGGAGCCCTAcactcctctcctcgtcttcttcctcgttttcttctctctcttcttctacctcgtcttcttcctggtcttcttctctctcttcttcctcgtcttcttctctctcgacttgttcttctctctcgtcttctccttctcttcctcttctccactccgTTGTCAGTggctttcgtctctgtttgctCGGCGTTCCCGTTGCGCCGTCGCCTCGCGTCCCCCTCCACGGCAGCTCCGGTGTCTGTGCAGCTCCCTGGGGTGTCTGTGCAGCTCGTtcgcctgcgttttctgccaCTGCACGTCGAAATCTGTTTTCGCAGCGGTCGGCGGGGCTGAAGATTCCGCGGCTTTCTCGGGTGTACACGATGACTCCACGGGAGCTGCGCAACGCCATCGCGGACTGCGCGCGCCGCCAGATCCGGATGAAGGAGCTCTGGGACGCCTTCCTGTACCGGGCCGTAGTTCTTCGAGCCGAGTTGAGGCCTGAACATATCGCGACGATTTTCCGGTCGCTCGCGACCGTGCAGAAGCCGGTGCTTTCCTTTGTCGACTACATGCTGGAAGACGTTCGCTTCCGTCTGCACATGTTTCGACTTCAGGacatttctcttctcctctctgcgttggCGAGACTGGAGGTGCGTGACGACCTGCTTCTCCAGGCGCTTCTTCCCATCCTGCTCAAACGCATTTCTCCTGCATCGCCTCCGAAAGACTTTGCCCTCgtcatgcatgcgtttgttcGCATGCAGGGTCCTCAGATCGACCTCGTTGGCAGC
This genomic interval from Toxoplasma gondii ME49 chromosome VIIb, whole genome shotgun sequence contains the following:
- a CDS encoding mitochondrial import inner membrane translocase subunit TIM10, putative (encoded by transcript TGME49_260850); the protein is MGASFSSRLGSSPSSSSPSSSGSSSLYASDRITPQVAALAELQGFADTVSRCIGACYTRCLHKHAEVALDVSEMSCTDRCVAKYFHVHALVGESMKALASGPPGEN
- a CDS encoding hypothetical protein (encoded by transcript TGME49_260860~Predicted trans-membrane domain (TMHMM2.0):70-93:138-161:173-196): MHAPPTTQGEENAPEKKEESKKKGSVSLRETTRVTIWGKICLIEEKFREETPSALCGVSSRGNCAACVSSFWGNANLSPFFFALLLLAVFFIFRTLQQAFTLGSAPHSSFFCVSGELLQLVDATTSFVFHPSPRIHNHLFLFTFLLLFAASLSSRFLLLSGPPLRVLPSATVRLLPGNLLPVVCLHLPSLLIRSFFFFSSPFSLLLSPL